A window of Hydrogenispora ethanolica contains these coding sequences:
- the rsfS gene encoding ribosome silencing factor, translating into MNKILAIAKAAAEEKKAHNPLLLDLRAISGVTDYFLVCSGNNPIQVRAIADNILDHFQKEGVPLPFKEGYHEGLWILLDLGEVVIHILRQEEREFYALEHLWHDAKPLVL; encoded by the coding sequence ATGAATAAAATTTTAGCTATTGCCAAAGCAGCTGCGGAAGAGAAGAAGGCTCACAATCCGCTTTTGTTGGATCTGCGGGCCATTTCCGGCGTTACCGATTATTTTTTGGTATGCTCCGGCAATAATCCGATTCAAGTGCGGGCTATTGCCGATAATATTTTGGATCACTTCCAGAAGGAAGGGGTTCCGCTTCCTTTTAAAGAAGGTTATCATGAAGGACTCTGGATTTTATTGGATTTAGGTGAAGTCGTCATCCATATCCTGCGCCAGGAAGAACGGGAATTTTATGCTCTCGAACATCTTTGGCATGACGCTAAACCTTTGGTGTTATGA
- the leuS gene encoding leucine--tRNA ligase — protein MGKVEKYHHLEIEPRWQKKWEEDGLYQSDIRNDRPKYYALTMLPYPSGDLHIGHWYAFTPSDAFARYKRMSGFNVLFPMGFDAFGLPAENAAIKRKIHPFHWTIKNIENMRMQLRSMGATFDWRREAVSCLPGFYRWTQWFFLKFYEKGIAYRRYSPVDFCPSCNTTLAREQVWGEDRHCERCNTPVIKKELNQWFFKITDYADELLDFSKIEWPERVITMQQNWIGRSEGAEVVFHTEAGQPIKIFTTRPDTLWGVTFMVLAPEHPLVAQITTPDQRDLVNEYVAQAGRQSEIERLATTKEKTGVFTGAYAINPVNGERVPIWIADYVMMGYGTGAIMAVPAHDERDFAFATKYQLPVKIVIAPPGWSGSEPLSSAYTGVEEGLLVNSGQFNGTLAQDAKSLVTRWLEEKGLGTKAVNYRLRDWLISRQRYWGAPIPIVYCEKCGTVPVPEKDLPVLLPEDAEFLPTGESPLRYHEGFRKTTCPKCGGPAERETDTMDTFMCSSWYQYAYLSPYYQGDIPFDRKEAEYWLPVDMYTGGVEHACMHLIYTRFFTKAMRDLGLVNFDEPMLRLRNQGIILGEDSEKMSKSRGNVVAPDDLVQKYGADAVRTYLMFGWRWEQGGPWDSRGAEGMYRFMNRIWDLTLEPVSPNQNEESAKILRRKTHQTIAKATRDLEGFSFNTYIAALMEFSNVMAKYKADTYGSEAWNEAVQAILLLLAPAAPHITEEIWNRLGLGYSIHSQKWPESNPELAAEETVEIVLQVNGKIREKVVVAVGSSEAELREIGVNHPTIVKATEGKTVKKVIIVPGRLINIVIV, from the coding sequence ATGGGAAAAGTGGAGAAATATCATCATCTCGAAATTGAGCCGCGTTGGCAAAAAAAATGGGAAGAAGACGGTTTATATCAATCGGATATTCGTAACGATCGACCCAAATACTATGCGCTCACCATGCTTCCATATCCCAGCGGGGATCTCCACATTGGCCATTGGTATGCTTTTACTCCCTCCGACGCCTTCGCACGATATAAAAGAATGTCCGGCTTTAACGTGTTGTTTCCGATGGGTTTCGACGCTTTTGGCTTGCCGGCGGAAAATGCCGCCATCAAGCGAAAAATTCACCCGTTCCACTGGACCATCAAGAATATTGAGAACATGCGTATGCAGCTCCGCTCCATGGGGGCGACATTCGATTGGCGTCGGGAAGCAGTTTCCTGCTTGCCCGGATTTTACCGCTGGACCCAATGGTTCTTCTTGAAATTCTATGAAAAAGGGATAGCTTATCGCCGCTATTCGCCGGTAGATTTTTGTCCTTCTTGCAATACTACGCTGGCCCGGGAACAGGTTTGGGGCGAAGACCGTCATTGTGAACGCTGTAATACTCCGGTGATCAAAAAAGAATTGAATCAATGGTTCTTTAAGATTACGGATTACGCGGATGAGTTATTGGATTTCTCGAAGATCGAATGGCCGGAACGGGTTATTACCATGCAGCAAAATTGGATCGGTCGCAGCGAAGGCGCGGAAGTAGTTTTTCATACCGAAGCGGGCCAACCGATTAAGATTTTTACGACCCGTCCCGATACGCTTTGGGGAGTTACCTTCATGGTCCTCGCACCGGAACATCCTTTGGTAGCACAGATCACGACTCCCGATCAACGAGATTTGGTGAATGAGTATGTGGCACAGGCCGGCCGGCAAAGTGAAATTGAACGTTTGGCCACGACCAAGGAAAAAACTGGGGTGTTTACCGGAGCCTATGCCATTAACCCGGTGAATGGAGAACGAGTTCCTATCTGGATCGCCGATTATGTTATGATGGGGTATGGTACTGGCGCAATTATGGCGGTTCCTGCCCATGATGAGCGAGATTTCGCCTTCGCAACCAAGTATCAACTCCCGGTGAAGATCGTGATTGCCCCGCCGGGCTGGTCGGGGTCTGAACCATTAAGCAGTGCTTATACGGGAGTCGAAGAAGGTTTGCTGGTCAATTCCGGTCAATTCAACGGTACATTGGCGCAAGACGCCAAATCTCTAGTGACTCGATGGCTCGAGGAAAAAGGTCTCGGGACTAAAGCAGTCAATTACCGTTTACGGGACTGGTTGATCAGCCGTCAACGTTATTGGGGCGCTCCGATTCCTATTGTGTATTGTGAAAAATGTGGCACTGTCCCAGTTCCAGAAAAGGATCTCCCGGTGCTGTTGCCGGAAGACGCTGAATTTCTGCCGACTGGTGAGTCGCCGCTTCGATATCATGAAGGGTTCCGGAAGACAACGTGTCCGAAATGCGGCGGTCCGGCAGAAAGAGAAACCGATACCATGGATACTTTTATGTGTTCTTCCTGGTATCAGTATGCCTATTTAAGCCCGTATTATCAAGGGGATATTCCGTTCGACAGGAAAGAAGCGGAATATTGGCTCCCGGTCGATATGTATACCGGCGGAGTCGAACATGCTTGTATGCATCTTATTTATACTCGGTTTTTTACTAAAGCAATGCGGGACCTCGGCTTGGTCAATTTCGACGAACCCATGCTCAGACTCAGAAATCAGGGGATCATTCTGGGCGAAGATAGCGAAAAAATGAGTAAGTCCCGCGGCAATGTGGTGGCACCCGATGATTTGGTCCAAAAATATGGCGCCGATGCGGTCCGGACGTATTTAATGTTTGGCTGGCGCTGGGAACAGGGCGGACCCTGGGATAGCCGAGGCGCCGAGGGAATGTACAGGTTTATGAATCGAATTTGGGATTTGACTTTAGAGCCGGTGAGTCCCAACCAGAATGAAGAGAGCGCCAAAATATTACGGCGCAAGACCCACCAAACTATCGCGAAAGCGACTCGTGATTTGGAAGGTTTTTCATTCAATACCTATATTGCTGCACTAATGGAATTTTCCAATGTAATGGCCAAATATAAGGCGGACACTTACGGCTCTGAGGCCTGGAATGAAGCGGTACAAGCGATTCTTCTGCTTTTGGCTCCCGCTGCGCCGCATATTACGGAGGAGATTTGGAACCGTTTGGGCCTGGGTTACTCGATTCATTCCCAGAAATGGCCGGAATCGAACCCGGAATTGGCAGCTGAGGAAACAGTGGAGATCGTGCTACAAGTCAACGGTAAAATACGTGAAAAAGTTGTCGTTGCTGTGGGAAGCAGCGAAGCTGAATTGCGTGAAATCGGCGTAAATCATCCAACCATAGTCAAAGCTACTGAAGGAAAGACCGTAAAGAAAGTGATCATCGTTCCAGGACGTTTAATCAATATTGTTATCGTCTAA
- the spoIVB gene encoding SpoIVB peptidase, whose amino-acid sequence MKTGKKLKPIIIGCLVCVIGYLMVISYIQSTSFPKYIQISPGQKLNLPIHYPLSFHQKKTDHFRSGTIGHYDLQLKLLGAIPIKTFHVVVKKPLLVVPGGQSVGVLYSSRGVVVVGLVSLKNQEAKECSPARDAGLKPGDIILELDGKPVNVVEEVEEAIKKYQESQAKIVLTIKRNELVMHLPIRPVLAENPTGFSKKKYMLGILIEDPAAGVGTLSFYDPLSGRFAGLGHRISDFAGKKEIPFQNGEIVVANITGLKMGTPGRPGEKIGLFNINTSPIGKINKNTQFGIYGTLYPHFNHSQDQTTPVAYLSEIKKGAAEIYTVIQGTKVEKFEIEIIKVYPQDRPRDKGLIIKVTDKRLLNLTGGIIQGMSGSPIIQNGKLVGAVTHVFVNDPTKGYGVLAEWMVQEMSRKTKKMSKAS is encoded by the coding sequence TTGAAAACCGGCAAAAAACTGAAACCGATTATCATAGGTTGCCTTGTTTGCGTTATCGGTTATCTAATGGTGATTAGCTATATTCAATCTACCTCTTTTCCAAAATATATTCAAATAAGCCCCGGTCAAAAATTAAACCTTCCGATTCACTATCCGCTCAGTTTTCATCAAAAAAAAACTGATCATTTTCGCTCTGGAACGATAGGGCATTACGATCTCCAACTCAAATTGTTAGGCGCCATTCCCATCAAAACTTTTCATGTTGTTGTCAAAAAACCATTACTAGTGGTTCCTGGAGGCCAATCAGTAGGAGTCCTTTATTCGAGTCGCGGCGTAGTAGTAGTTGGATTAGTATCCCTCAAAAATCAGGAGGCTAAGGAATGCTCACCGGCCCGGGATGCCGGGCTTAAACCGGGGGATATTATATTGGAACTTGATGGTAAACCGGTAAATGTCGTGGAAGAAGTGGAGGAGGCAATAAAAAAGTATCAGGAATCTCAAGCTAAAATCGTTTTGACCATTAAGAGAAACGAGCTGGTCATGCACTTGCCGATCCGACCTGTTTTAGCGGAGAACCCAACCGGATTTTCGAAGAAAAAATATATGCTAGGCATTCTGATTGAAGATCCCGCTGCGGGAGTGGGTACGCTTTCGTTTTATGACCCTCTGTCTGGACGGTTTGCGGGGCTTGGTCATCGTATCTCGGATTTTGCCGGGAAAAAAGAGATCCCTTTTCAAAATGGAGAAATTGTGGTTGCGAACATTACTGGATTAAAAATGGGGACCCCCGGTCGACCGGGGGAGAAGATTGGACTGTTTAATATTAATACCAGCCCCATAGGGAAAATTAATAAAAACACCCAATTCGGTATCTATGGAACCTTGTATCCTCATTTCAATCATAGCCAAGATCAAACGACTCCAGTCGCTTATCTTTCTGAAATAAAAAAAGGTGCGGCGGAAATATATACAGTCATTCAAGGAACAAAGGTTGAAAAATTCGAAATTGAAATTATTAAGGTTTACCCGCAGGATCGTCCCAGAGATAAAGGGTTAATCATTAAAGTCACGGACAAGAGGTTGTTGAATTTGACTGGGGGGATTATTCAAGGCATGAGTGGAAGCCCGATCATTCAAAACGGTAAATTAGTGGGGGCTGTCACCCATGTTTTTGTGAATGATCCAACGAAGGGTTACGGGGTCCTGGCAGAATGGATGGTACAAGAAATGAGCCGCAAAACAAAGAAAATGTCCAAAGCATCTTAG
- the spo0A gene encoding sporulation transcription factor Spo0A, with amino-acid sequence MQAINIGIVDDNREFCQLLSDYFSTKPEINVVAIGYTGLDAISILQQQEIQVLLLDMIMPELDGLAVLQWVKSNQLKNRPKIIIFSAFAQEEVARNALQLGVDYYILKPFDLNILSQRMIEIANGPSKEVISNRQPIYPKNSETAFNELEVEVTKVIQQLRIPPNFKGYSYLRHAILMTIKEPGLINEVTKRLYPMIAEHYNTTKHRVERSMRFAIETAWSKGDVDVLHELFGYCVDDKKGKPTNASFVAKIADKIRLEKKMRAI; translated from the coding sequence TTGCAAGCGATTAACATCGGGATAGTTGATGACAATCGGGAATTTTGTCAGTTGTTATCGGATTATTTTTCAACGAAACCCGAGATCAACGTAGTAGCGATAGGATATACCGGTTTAGACGCCATTTCCATTTTGCAACAACAAGAAATTCAAGTTTTACTTTTAGACATGATTATGCCTGAACTTGACGGCTTGGCTGTACTTCAATGGGTGAAATCCAATCAACTAAAGAACCGACCGAAAATTATCATTTTTTCCGCCTTTGCTCAGGAAGAAGTCGCCCGCAATGCTTTACAGCTTGGTGTAGATTATTATATACTTAAGCCTTTTGACTTGAATATTCTATCTCAGCGAATGATCGAGATCGCCAACGGCCCGTCCAAAGAGGTTATTTCCAATCGCCAACCAATTTACCCCAAAAATTCTGAAACCGCCTTCAATGAATTGGAGGTTGAAGTCACCAAAGTCATTCAACAGCTGAGAATTCCCCCAAATTTTAAAGGGTATTCTTATTTACGACACGCGATTCTGATGACCATTAAAGAGCCAGGATTGATCAACGAAGTCACAAAGCGATTGTACCCGATGATAGCCGAGCATTATAATACCACGAAGCACCGGGTGGAGCGCTCTATGCGTTTTGCCATTGAAACCGCTTGGAGTAAAGGCGATGTTGATGTGCTTCATGAACTATTTGGTTACTGCGTGGACGATAAAAAAGGAAAACCAACCAATGCCTCTTTTGTGGCGAAAATAGCGGATAAAATTCGTCTCGAAAAGAAAATGAGAGCCATCTGA
- the steA gene encoding putative cytokinetic ring protein SteA has protein sequence MDIKAKARLDPRTKNLVKRIQPGEIAIINHADLDHVAADSLVKARVKMVVNASPSITGRYPNLGPSVLLNEGINILDNVGKDIFQKIHEGDFIEVRENQIWKDNIIVAQGQYLESESVNKRLREIRGNLAEELEKFLQNTLEYASKEKDLILDTLAMPEVNVKFEGRPVLVVVRGQNYREDLTIIKPYIDDVNPVLIGVDGGADALLEFGYKPDLIVGDMDSVTDEALKNCPEIIVHAYPDGRAPGLKRIEDLNLTAKLFPAPGTSEDITLLLAYEKGADLIVAVGTHSNMIDFLEKGRAGMGSTFLVRLKVGSILVDARGVSKIYQGRLKLRYLVQLAMAGVLVIITVLYQTQWSRDFLRALWLQMKVLFNL, from the coding sequence TTGGATATCAAGGCGAAAGCCCGTCTCGATCCGCGGACCAAAAACCTTGTAAAGCGGATTCAACCGGGTGAAATCGCAATCATTAATCATGCCGATCTCGATCATGTCGCAGCAGATTCTTTAGTGAAAGCTCGAGTAAAAATGGTTGTCAATGCGAGTCCTTCCATTACCGGCCGTTACCCCAATTTGGGCCCTTCTGTTTTGCTCAACGAAGGGATCAATATCCTCGACAATGTTGGGAAGGACATTTTCCAGAAGATTCACGAGGGAGATTTCATTGAAGTTAGGGAAAATCAAATCTGGAAAGATAATATCATCGTCGCCCAGGGGCAATACCTCGAATCGGAATCGGTCAATAAACGGTTGCGGGAAATTCGTGGCAACTTGGCCGAAGAGCTAGAAAAGTTTTTACAAAACACTTTAGAATACGCTTCGAAAGAGAAAGATTTAATCCTTGACACTTTGGCAATGCCCGAAGTAAATGTTAAATTCGAGGGCAGACCGGTTTTGGTAGTCGTTCGGGGCCAAAATTACAGGGAAGACTTGACGATTATCAAGCCTTATATTGATGATGTCAATCCGGTTTTAATCGGTGTGGATGGCGGCGCTGACGCACTGCTTGAATTCGGTTATAAACCAGATCTCATTGTGGGAGATATGGACAGTGTCACCGATGAAGCTTTAAAAAACTGTCCAGAGATAATTGTTCATGCTTACCCTGACGGAAGAGCGCCTGGGTTAAAACGTATTGAAGACCTGAATCTAACGGCAAAGCTTTTTCCTGCTCCTGGTACCAGTGAAGATATTACGTTATTGTTAGCGTATGAAAAAGGAGCGGATTTGATTGTGGCGGTAGGAACTCATTCCAATATGATCGACTTTCTTGAGAAAGGCCGGGCGGGAATGGGAAGTACTTTTCTCGTCCGCTTAAAAGTGGGTTCTATTCTCGTTGATGCCCGGGGTGTTAGCAAAATTTATCAAGGCAGATTAAAACTTCGTTATTTAGTACAATTAGCGATGGCAGGAGTGTTGGTGATCATCACAGTCCTCTACCAGACGCAATGGTCGCGTGACTTTCTTCGCGCTTTATGGTTGCAAATGAAAGTACTATTTAATCTTTAG
- a CDS encoding copper transporter — translation MIVDIRYHVVSLVAVFLALGLGIVVGANLGRNVNLGFEKQIQNLETTYEKIREDQRVLQATIDAKDYELEVANQFQKAIVPNLIGNKLLGKRVAILRTNTSVDFRYPKQLVDLLRQAGAEVTSITSFSKAMNLSDPQFKNELIQAFDLHEADDAKLFPAIYNKIVDIIVKGQGSSQLVYLQNKDMVQLWGDYNRGYADTLIFWGGGMIFENNFQKDIDVPLLDAARNQGITFIGVEPSFAVDSYMKLYQSKCPNTIDNIDTPPGQVTLVYLLASGKKGHYGIKDTARALIPEIRLNY, via the coding sequence ATGATTGTAGATATTCGTTATCACGTTGTTTCCTTGGTCGCAGTTTTTTTGGCATTGGGCTTAGGAATCGTTGTTGGGGCTAATCTGGGACGAAACGTCAACCTCGGATTCGAAAAACAGATTCAAAATTTAGAAACCACATATGAAAAAATTCGGGAAGATCAAAGGGTTTTACAAGCGACGATCGATGCCAAAGATTATGAATTGGAAGTAGCGAATCAATTTCAGAAAGCAATTGTCCCCAATTTAATCGGCAACAAATTATTGGGAAAACGAGTTGCGATTCTGCGCACCAATACTTCCGTAGACTTTCGTTATCCCAAACAACTTGTGGATTTGCTGCGCCAGGCAGGGGCGGAAGTCACTTCGATTACGAGCTTTTCGAAAGCAATGAATTTAAGCGATCCCCAATTCAAAAACGAACTTATCCAAGCTTTTGACTTGCATGAAGCGGATGATGCCAAACTTTTCCCGGCAATATATAATAAAATCGTAGATATTATCGTGAAAGGACAGGGTTCATCCCAGTTGGTTTATTTGCAAAATAAAGATATGGTTCAATTATGGGGCGATTATAATCGTGGATACGCAGATACGCTTATTTTTTGGGGAGGCGGAATGATTTTTGAAAATAACTTTCAGAAAGATATTGATGTTCCTTTGCTGGATGCCGCCCGTAATCAGGGTATAACCTTTATTGGGGTTGAACCAAGTTTCGCAGTCGATTCCTACATGAAATTATACCAATCCAAATGCCCGAATACGATCGATAATATTGATACTCCTCCCGGACAGGTTACGCTAGTTTATTTATTGGCTTCAGGAAAAAAGGGTCACTACGGAATCAAGGATACGGCGCGGGCATTGATTCCGGAGATAAGACTCAATTATTAA